The window GGACATCATGGATGAGGCCAAAACGTGAACCCGGGCCATATGCGCTAATGTTTCCTTCATTTGCCAGGATGATCAGCGAGTTTTTATCAAGGTTGCTCGTTTTTTCTTTAACCGCATTAACAGTTTCCTCTACCTTGGCAAGTTCCTTTTCCACTTCTTTCTCCTTGCCGAAAATCTCACCAAGAGTCTTTGTGTTTTCTTCAAACGATTCCATATATCTATTCGTATCAACACCCATGAAAATCGTTGGAGCAATTTCACTCAATTCTTCATAAGCATCCATTTGCCTTCCAGAAATGATGATCAACTCAGGTCCAATCTCATTAATCTTTTCAAAATCAGGTTCCTTGATTCCACCGGCATTTTGATACTTATCACTCTTATATTTTTCAAGATATCCTGGAAGCGTTTCTTGTGGAAGAGCCGCAACTTCTACTCCAAGCTTGTCAAGAGAATCAAGGATACCGTAATCAAAGACAACAACATTTTTAGGATTTTTGCTAACCTTTGTTTCACCAAGTTGATGCTTTACAGTAATTTCTTGCTTATCGGTGCTCTTTTCCGAACCGCTGGCAGTTTCGGTTGCTGAACCGCAAGCTGTAGCGATGATTGTAATTAGGGCTAGTAATAAAATTAGAGAAAATTTCCTTTTCATAATTCCACCTCATAATTTAAGTTTTTGTGGGTTGTACTAACTATCTAAATGATAATGATTTTCATTATCGCTTGTCAACACATAAATAGTGAAAATAAAAATTTAATTTTAAATTAGTCAAAATTGTGTATAGATGAGCCTATCAATTTACCTTATTTTAAAAAAAAAAAAGAAAACCACCCGTTATCGGTGATTTTCTAATGCAAGATAATTGAACAAATTCCCCACAATCATTAATCTGAAAATAGGCTTTTAAAATGATAGGAA is drawn from Bacillus sp. FJAT-18017 and contains these coding sequences:
- a CDS encoding siderophore ABC transporter substrate-binding protein, which encodes MKRKFSLILLLALITIIATACGSATETASGSEKSTDKQEITVKHQLGETKVSKNPKNVVVFDYGILDSLDKLGVEVAALPQETLPGYLEKYKSDKYQNAGGIKEPDFEKINEIGPELIIISGRQMDAYEELSEIAPTIFMGVDTNRYMESFEENTKTLGEIFGKEKEVEKELAKVEETVNAVKEKTSNLDKNSLIILANEGNISAYGPGSRFGLIHDVLGVKAVDENLEVSTHGQTISFEYLVEKNPDYLFVVDRGAAVQGGKSSAESVVENALVKDTKAVKEGNVVYLDPDYWYLAGGGLVSVSEMVKEVEAGLAK